In a genomic window of Rhinoderma darwinii isolate aRhiDar2 chromosome 10, aRhiDar2.hap1, whole genome shotgun sequence:
- the TSEN34 gene encoding tRNA-splicing endonuclease subunit Sen34 isoform X1, giving the protein MEPCTQEEDSGTAAAEHSRILIHLQQGKAFVWSAGDARRIREQHGLVGKLVGALVRKPRQNTRLGLPLQLLPEEARLLVEIGAAQLVRRCLADQESPTCDGLSVDSTNVSRAADEKESYAQFLHYSYEEQWKLALQEKKRTLEGLSERIAEGRSKRKRQRVEQEEEPMESSSQGPIKELLNLEQTFHLPKEAMMVQIPTARLGNEEKVDIQEVSSEWPYTGQKNHEARYKVFRDLWQKGYYLTSGGKFGGDFLVYPGDPMRFHAHYIAICFPQEEDIALSDIITAGRLGTNVKKTVLLCSSKQEGQVTYTSLQWSGLQ; this is encoded by the exons AACATTCAAGGATTCTAATCCATCTTCAGCAAGGAAAAGCCTTTGTATGGAGCGCAGGAGATGCCCGCAGGATCCGGGAGCAGCATGGGCTGGTTGGAAAGCTTGTAGGAGCATTGGTGAGAAAACCTAGACAGAATACACGGCTAGGCCTTCCACTACAACTTCTTCCTGAAGAAGCCCGGCTATTGGTAGAAATTGGGGCAGCACAACTAGTACGTCGTTGCTTGGCAGACCAAGAATCCCCAACATGTGATGGGTTGTCAgtg GATAGCACAAATGTCTCCAGGGCTGCAGATGAAAAGGAGTCCTATGCACAGTTTTTGCATTATAGCTATGAAGAACAATGGAAGCTTGCCTTGCAAGAAAAGAAGCGCACGTTGGAGGGCTTGTCGGAGCGGATTGCAGAAGGTAGAAGCAAGAGAAAAAGACAACGTGTTGAGCAAGAAG AAGAACCAATGGAGTCGTCCTCGCAAGGTCCTATTAAAGAACTGCTTAATCTAGAACAGACGTTCCACCTACCAAAGGAAGCAATGATGGTGCAGATTCCTACTGCTCGTCTTGGTAATGAAGAAAAGGTGGATATACAAGAAGTGTCATCAGAATGGCCATACACAGGCCAGAAGAATCATGAAGCACGCTACAAGGTTTTCAGGGATCTTTGGCAGAAGGGGTACTACCTCACGAGCGGTGGCAAGTTTGGGGGAGATTTTCTTGTTTATCCAG GAGATCCAATGCGCTTCCATGCACATTATATCGCTATCTGCTTTCCACAAGAGGAGGACATTGCGCTGAGTGACATCATCACTGCAGGACGCTTGGGCACAAATGTAAAAAAGACTGTTCTGCTGTGCTCCTCCAAACAAGAGGGACAAGTGACGTATACATCTTTACAGTGGTCGGGGTTGCAGTGA
- the GRWD1 gene encoding glutamate-rich WD repeat-containing protein 1 translates to MADEGEPTWRDTEKVEDEVMEGTESEEEEEEDDDDDEIMEENEEEEKDEDSQRVYLPGVEPLKEGEELVMDQDAYVLYHQAQTGSPCLSFDVIPDNLGDSRSDYPLTLFLCAGTQADSAQGNRIVVMKMHNLHRTSKEKSESDSESSESEDDEEEEERKPQLELAMVPHYGGINRIRVSALMDTPVAAVWSEKGQVEIYDLQKQLAAVSDSQTLAAFLKEEQAKIKPVFSFSGHMTEGFAMDWSPKTAGRLITGDSNKNIHLWNPKEGGTWHVDQRPFTGHTKSVEDLQWSPTEATVFASCSVDASVRIWDIRAAPNKACMLTASEAHESDVNVISWNQHEPFIISGGDDGVLKIWDLRQFQKGDCVARFKQHTAPITSVEWHPTDSGVFAAAGADDQITQWDLAVERDQDQEGETEDPTLQAIPPQLLFVHQGEKDIKELHWHPQCPGVVISTALSGFNVFRTISV, encoded by the exons ATGGCCGACGAGGGAGAACCCACATGGAGGGATACTGAAAAAGTAGAGGATGAGGTTATGGAGGGCACGGAgagtgaagaggaggaggaggaggatgacgaCGATGATGAGATTATGGAAGAAAATGAGGAGGAAGAGAAAGACGAAGATTCTCAGAGAGTATATCTGCCAGGCGTGGAGCCTCTGAAAGAAGGAGAGGAGCTGGTGATGGACCAGGACGCCTATGTTCTCTATCACCAAGCGCAGACAG GGTCACCATGTCTCAGTTTCGATGTCATTCCGGACAATTTAGGAGACAGTCGCTCAGATTATCCACTGACTTTATTTCTCTGTGCCGGGACTCAGGCTGACAGTGCACAAGGCAACAG GATCGTAGTGATGAAGATGCACAACTTACACCGGACCAGCAAAGAGAAGAGTGAATCGGATTCTGAAAGCAGTGAAAGTGAAGATGACGAAGAGGAAGAAGAAAGGAAGCCACAGTTAGAGTTGGCTATGGTTCCACACTATGGGGGAATTAACAGAATTCGG GTCTCTGCACTTATGGACACTCCGGTTGCCGCAGTTTGGTCAGAAAAAGGTCAAGTAGAAATCTATGATCTCCAGAAGCAGCTGGCGGCCGTGTCGGACTCCCAGACATTGGCTGCATTTCTAAAAGAAGAACAAGCTAAAATCAAACCAGTTTTCTCTTTTTCTGGTCATATGACTGAGGGATTCGCCATGGACTGGTCTCCAAAGACAGCAG GCCGATTGATTACTGGGGACTCTAACAAGAACATTCATTTGTGGAATCCTAAAGAAGGAGGGACGTGGCATGTTGACCAAAGACCTTTCACTGGTCACACGAAGTCTGTGGAGGATCTACAGTGGTCACCAACTGAAGCTACG GTTTTTGCCTCCTGCTCTGTCGACGCTTCCGTTCGTATTTGGGATATCAGAGCAGCTCCTAACAAGGCGTGCATGCTGACCGCTAGCGAGGCGCATGAAAGTGACGTAAATGTCATCAGCTGGAACCAACATGAGCCTTTTATCATCAGTGGGGGAGATGATGGTGTCCTCAAGATTTGGGACTTGCGCCAGTTTCAG AAaggagactgtgtggcacggTTTAAGCAGCACACGGCCCCGATCACATCTGTTGAGTGGCATCCTACAGACAGTGGGGTATTTGCAGCTGCTGGCGCAGATGATCAGATAACTCAGTGGGATCTGGCAGTGGAGAGAGATCAGGATCAGGAGGGTGAAACAGAAGATCCTACATTGCAAGCCATTCCACCACAGCTGCTATTTGTTCACCAAGGCGAGAAGGACATTAAGGAGTTACACTGGCATCCACAGTGCCCGGGAGTAGTCATTAGCACAGCTTTGTCTGGTTTTAATGTATTTCGTACCATTAGTGTGTGA
- the TSEN34 gene encoding tRNA-splicing endonuclease subunit Sen34 isoform X2, whose product MEPCTQEEDSGTAAAEHSRILIHLQQGKAFVWSAGDARRIREQHGLVGKLVGALDSTNVSRAADEKESYAQFLHYSYEEQWKLALQEKKRTLEGLSERIAEGRSKRKRQRVEQEEEPMESSSQGPIKELLNLEQTFHLPKEAMMVQIPTARLGNEEKVDIQEVSSEWPYTGQKNHEARYKVFRDLWQKGYYLTSGGKFGGDFLVYPGDPMRFHAHYIAICFPQEEDIALSDIITAGRLGTNVKKTVLLCSSKQEGQVTYTSLQWSGLQ is encoded by the exons AACATTCAAGGATTCTAATCCATCTTCAGCAAGGAAAAGCCTTTGTATGGAGCGCAGGAGATGCCCGCAGGATCCGGGAGCAGCATGGGCTGGTTGGAAAGCTTGTAGGAGCATTG GATAGCACAAATGTCTCCAGGGCTGCAGATGAAAAGGAGTCCTATGCACAGTTTTTGCATTATAGCTATGAAGAACAATGGAAGCTTGCCTTGCAAGAAAAGAAGCGCACGTTGGAGGGCTTGTCGGAGCGGATTGCAGAAGGTAGAAGCAAGAGAAAAAGACAACGTGTTGAGCAAGAAG AAGAACCAATGGAGTCGTCCTCGCAAGGTCCTATTAAAGAACTGCTTAATCTAGAACAGACGTTCCACCTACCAAAGGAAGCAATGATGGTGCAGATTCCTACTGCTCGTCTTGGTAATGAAGAAAAGGTGGATATACAAGAAGTGTCATCAGAATGGCCATACACAGGCCAGAAGAATCATGAAGCACGCTACAAGGTTTTCAGGGATCTTTGGCAGAAGGGGTACTACCTCACGAGCGGTGGCAAGTTTGGGGGAGATTTTCTTGTTTATCCAG GAGATCCAATGCGCTTCCATGCACATTATATCGCTATCTGCTTTCCACAAGAGGAGGACATTGCGCTGAGTGACATCATCACTGCAGGACGCTTGGGCACAAATGTAAAAAAGACTGTTCTGCTGTGCTCCTCCAAACAAGAGGGACAAGTGACGTATACATCTTTACAGTGGTCGGGGTTGCAGTGA